ACTCCTCCCACTTATGTTGTCACTGAGGCAGGTGGGCGGAGTCAGGTGCGGTTACCTGGAAGGTGTAGGACCAGCGGCTCGGTTTGTCGTACAACATCTGAAGAAGGTTCCCTCCACTTTTCTGAGAAGAGCTCAACtcctgcgcgcacacacacacacacacagacaagcacacacgcgcacacacacacacacgcacacacacacacacacacacagatacacacacacacacacacacacacagatacacacagacgcagacacACATGGTAAACTTGGGTTACATGGAAAACTTACTCACATACTCAGTCACTCACCTGATAAATGTCGTCACTATCGTTCTGGATGTTGCACCATTTTCCAATTGGCTCAGGAATCACCTCCCAGTCCTCTGACGCCCCCTGCATGACACGCACGAACGTGGACTTTCCTGCAGctgacgtgcacacacacacgcacgcacacgcacgcgtacacacacacacacacagagacgagaCTCGGGTTTAAATTCACACTTGCTTCATTTTAGATCCATCACTGTCTCATAATCCCGGTTTAATCTGGGATTAAATTGTTGTCACAAACATGAATCAGATTTAATAACTGATTTgacaatataataattattgattaataaattaatcaataatcagAGTGGACAGgaattattattgattaattattaacaATGATTATTGTTGATTAAtaaattgtttattattgttgattaataaattaatcaataataagAATCACCAGCAGATGAATCAATAACGTTTAGTGAATAATctggacaataaaaacattctaCAGGTTATCGATGACCAAACACAGATCCTGTTATCGATTATTGACGCCAGCCTGTTTATCTGACGCACGCGGGTGATTAGGCGCgagattagtgtgtgtgtgttcacggaCAGACAGCAGCTCAAATTAAAGTCAGCGCTGAACTCACCGATGTTTCCCTCGATGGAAATCTTCTTCTCTCTGCGAGACGAAGACGCGGGAACGCGGCACTGCTTCTTCGGTGGCGTCgccatgttttatttctgtttctggtTACGATTATTGATCCGTGGTGGTCgatgtgtgtgactgttgtcCGCGAGGAAGACGAGGGAAAGCGACTGACCGCGCGCAAACTGCGTCTGCAATTAAATTCCGCGCGCACAGAGACTTCCGTTTCCAGGGGCGGGGCtaaaaaagagcaaaaagtTTATAGTTCAAAGGAGgtctcactctgtgtttctgaAGTTTAAATGAAGAGGTCTCACTCTGTCCGTGTTTATGAAGTTAAAGTGAagaggtctcactctgtctctgtttctatAGTTAAAATGAagaggtctcactctgtctgtgtttatgaagttaaaatgaagacgtctcactctgtctctgtttctaaagttaaaatgaagaggtctcactctgtgtttctgaAGTTTAAATGAAGAGGTCTCACTCTGTCCGTGTTTATGAAGTTAAAATGAagaggtctcactctgtctctgtttctatAGTTAAAATGAagaggtctcactctgtctgtgtttatgaagTTAAAGTGAAGAGGTCttactctgtctgtgtttatgaagTTAAAGTGAagaggtctcactctgtgtttctgaAGTTTAAATGAAGAGGTCTCACTCTGTCCGTGTTTATGAAGTTAAAATGAagaggtctcactctgtctctgtttctatAGTTAAAATGAAGATGTCTCACCCTGTCTCTGTTTctaaagttaaaatgaagaggtctcactctgtctgtgtctaaaagtgaaaatgaagaggtctcactctgtctgtgtttctaaagttaaaatgaagaagaagaagaaaacctaAAACCAGCAGGAGGCAGCACTGCAACATGCTGCGTGATAACTGCCGGGAAACTCGagcgaagaagaaaaagaagaagtggagAACGTTGGACATCGTTGTGTTGTTGGACGTGTAAGAAAGAGAGTTTGAGTCAAACCCAGAAACAGAAGAAACGAATAAAGAAAAGCTCCCGTGTGTGGATCAAATGCCTGGATTTGACGTCACAGTCTCGGAGGTAACTCGTCTGTTCTGTTGTCAGAATAATGGGAATATGTTAAACCGGGTCCAGGTCCTGGTCCGGGTCTGATCTAGTCCGCTGAGTCTGTCTGAACAAACTCTGCtcttgataaaaaaacaaacaaaaaaacccgaCTCGTGACATTTTCCGACTTATTTCCGCGTTTATTCACTGAATCTTACGTTAGCTCGCATGCTAACAAGACCGCGACACTGATTTACGGCAAACATGTGACCAAAGCggaagagaaaaggaagaaactGCGCATCAGAAAAGCGGAGCCGCGTCGTGATCGATACCGATTAATAACAGATATCAGCAACATTTCTAATCAGAGGGTGGGAGAGATGAGCTGCGCAGGCGCAGACCTGAGGATCGTGTTCAGTCCTGGGCGAGTGCAACTGGTCCAGGTAAACACCGGCTAACAGctaacacaacaacagctcCTGGAAAATCCTGGAAAGTTTGTGAAAATTATCTGAGTTTAACTGATGATCGAggatgcgtgcgtgtgtgtgtgtgtgtgtgcatgtgtgtgtgtggggctggtAATGTCGGACTGATGTAGTTCTGTGTATGTTCCAGGAGGAGGTGCTGGTTCCTGGCCTCAGGGTCCTGGTTACCGGGGCGACAGGTCTCTTAGGTCGTGCAGTCTACAAAGAGTTCCAGAACAACGGCTGGTTGGTGATTGGGATTGGATACAGGAGAGCTAGGCCCCGCCTCCTCCGCTGTGACCTCACTGACGAGGACGCTCTCAGAGGAATACTGCACGAGTACAAGGTGCCTGTCTAggtttagtcagactaacatgtttttaaagtctGGTCTTAGTCACACTAACGTTTTTTCTTGTGAACGTACTGACCGTTGTTGTGTTGTCGCAGCCTGACGTCATCGTCCACTGTGCAGCAGAGCGACGCCCGGATGTCGTGGAGCGACACACTGAAGCCGCCATTAACCTCAACGTGCACACCACGAGCACGCTCGCCAAGGAGGCGGGTCAGTGGACATCACATGATCTCATCTTAACTCACACTCTTTCCACACATTTGTAGTGCAGTTAGATGTGtttgtaacgtgtgtgtgtgtgcgtgcgtgcagcGGCGTGCGGAGCGTTCCTCCTCTACATCAGCTCTGATTACGTGTTCGACGGCAGAAATCCTCCGTACGGAGAAGACGATAGTCCACATCCTCTTAACGTCTACGGGCGCAGTAAactggagggagagagagagacactgagacactgtcCAGgtacctgtctgtctccctGAGCTGTGtaactgtctgtctctttgaGCTGTGTAACTGTCTGTCTAGGCGCGGTGGTGCTGCGGGTGCCCGTCTTGTACGGGGAGGTGGAGTCAGTGACCGAGAGCGCGGTCACGTCTCTGTGGCTCAAAGTCCAGGACGTGAGTGAGAGCTGGACTCTGGACCACTGTCAACAGAGATTCCCCACTGACACGCGAGACGTCGCCGCTGTCTGCAGGacactgtgtgagagagtgagacaggtaactgactgagagagagagggcgagggagagagagagagggtacttgactgagagagagacagctgacctttctctccgtctccctgtgtctctgtctcacatttCAGGACCCGTCTATCTGCGGGATCTTTCACTTCTCGGCCAATGAGCAGATGACCAAATATGAGATGGCCGTGGCCATTGCTGAAGCCTTCAACCTGCCGTCCAATCACCTCATTCCTGTAAATACAAGAGTTATTAATTTGTTAGAACGGAGCTCACCTGTCTCACTGACCCTGTacccgtctgtctctctgtgtgtcagctGACTGAacagcctgcagcagcagcagctcttcgTCCAATCAACAGTCGTCTGAACTGTTCTCGTCTGGAGCTGCTGAACCTGAGCATCGCCACCCGACCTTTCGCCTCCGCCATCGTCGACTGTCTGTGGCCCTTTACAGACGACAAGCGCTGGAGACAGACGGTTTTCCACTGATAGACAGGttcattatatacagtacatgtgttaaattattgttgatgtttgtcaaaaatctgaaaataaactcaaacataataaagtgtgtgtgtgtgtgtctccacccTTAGGCGCCACAGCGCCGACTAGTGGCAAAAGagtgtaaaacaaacagcagaagaaTGAAAGAACATGAGATAAATATTTGTGTGACTTAAATTATCGTTTATAAATCAAAGGTAACTAAATCtttgatctttttttattctttaatgtTCAGACAAAATGAATAATATAGTGGTAATTATAGTTCCCGGTTCATCCAGCAGGGGGCTTTAGTCAACGTCAGCTGCCGCAAACgccgcagaagaagaaggaccgTGCGCGTGCGCAGTGTGCACTCGTggctcagaagaagaagatggcgGCACCCGTGGACCTGGAGCTGAAGAAGGTaacgtgtttttgtttctcgTGGCGGGAACGTGTGGCGCGTGGACACGTAACTGATGAACGTGTTCGTCAGTTACGTTCAGCGGGATCACGTAACTGAGCGGCTGTTTTTATCTGTTTacagttcataaaaaaaaaacctgacaaagAAAAGAGGCGGGGCTTTACTAATATACGTTCACGTGATGAATTAATGACGTTTGTGTGACGTTGATCCGCAGATTTATATCGATAAACGTGCTCCACCTGCTCGTTGCCCCCTGGCCTTCATTAATGCGCCTCACGCTACATCCGTTCTGACGTCATAACTTCTGGTTTTTAATCCAAGTTTCGTGTTTATCGATTGAGCCGCTCCCATGACTCAGCATTTACAACCATTGTTTAAGCAGAGTCTCGGTCTCTGtgctctctctgctcctggTCTTGGTTTCTGtgctctctctgctcctggTCTTGGTTTCTGTGCTCAGAGTGACACCTCCTGTCTCTCAGGCGTTCTCGGAGCTGCAGGTGAAGATGATT
This genomic stretch from Solea senegalensis isolate Sse05_10M linkage group LG13, IFAPA_SoseM_1, whole genome shotgun sequence harbors:
- the mat2b gene encoding methionine adenosyltransferase 2 subunit beta isoform X1, whose amino-acid sequence is MSCAGADLRIVFSPGRVQLVQEEVLVPGLRVLVTGATGLLGRAVYKEFQNNGWLVIGIGYRRARPRLLRCDLTDEDALRGILHEYKPDVIVHCAAERRPDVVERHTEAAINLNVHTTSTLAKEAAACGAFLLYISSDYVFDGRNPPYGEDDSPHPLNVYGRSKLEGERETLRHCPGAVVLRVPVLYGEVESVTESAVTSLWLKVQDVSESWTLDHCQQRFPTDTRDVAAVCRTLCERVRQDPSICGIFHFSANEQMTKYEMAVAIAEAFNLPSNHLIPLTEQPAAAAALRPINSRLNCSRLELLNLSIATRPFASAIVDCLWPFTDDKRWRQTVFH
- the mat2b gene encoding methionine adenosyltransferase 2 subunit beta isoform X2; translation: MPGFDVTVSEEEVLVPGLRVLVTGATGLLGRAVYKEFQNNGWLVIGIGYRRARPRLLRCDLTDEDALRGILHEYKPDVIVHCAAERRPDVVERHTEAAINLNVHTTSTLAKEAAACGAFLLYISSDYVFDGRNPPYGEDDSPHPLNVYGRSKLEGERETLRHCPGAVVLRVPVLYGEVESVTESAVTSLWLKVQDVSESWTLDHCQQRFPTDTRDVAAVCRTLCERVRQDPSICGIFHFSANEQMTKYEMAVAIAEAFNLPSNHLIPLTEQPAAAAALRPINSRLNCSRLELLNLSIATRPFASAIVDCLWPFTDDKRWRQTVFH